A window of the Arenibacter algicola genome harbors these coding sequences:
- a CDS encoding immunoglobulin domain-containing family protein, protein MLNRNFYIAFKVRIIILCVFILMAFIGNSQQNPGVGANFGLEADLMSGTTNANTDDWFTGASGMGVIDQSQLSIFQNIINSSSNTPFDTRMSINNFSSPNGYIWYAARFGHDYISEGNSNKDKTTFGGGSKNAQNPATQWNISESSLTSNVDIVDSYVHMRRNGTNTGDDLWVNLGVSTLKANGARFIDFELYVRRLLVSGGNFTNVGVNEGHTAWQFDALGNTTQIGDVVVGFAFSGSGVSAIEVRVWVSRTNYLLNRGFNYTAFDGASNGSVYGYASINFAGNTFSRVNTVASTAPPWGTYATGLSPATQYEQEAFAEIGINFTGIGFDPRTLFGPGAACDSPFSSVLVKTRSSASFTSSLSDFAGPYDFLGGSSSGQLDTSIVDPGNFSGCVSNETLTLEANFDSVIAEYYWTSLSPGVTFPDGTTSKSGVYLKSVDIDTPGDYSLNIAPLPGCTPDPADATTITINSDGLVSITTQPNDEAVCDGDLASFSASSSNADTFQWQLSTDNGSTYLNIMDGGIYSGATSSNLTLNSTDTSMDGQLYRLLASTSANSCPPIISNPGLLNVIGVVAFNTQPSDITIFAGDTGVFTVSADNADTFQWQVSSDNGLSFSNINNGVVYSGTDTGTLTINENDINYSGFQYRVIASNTSLSCPSSEISTAAILTVLVRNVISNRKITYRVNKN, encoded by the coding sequence ATGCTCAATAGAAACTTTTATATCGCTTTTAAGGTTAGGATAATCATACTTTGTGTTTTTATTTTAATGGCCTTTATTGGAAACTCACAACAGAATCCAGGAGTTGGTGCGAATTTTGGTTTGGAGGCTGATCTAATGTCAGGGACTACAAACGCAAACACTGATGATTGGTTTACAGGGGCTTCAGGAATGGGGGTTATTGATCAAAGTCAGTTATCAATTTTCCAAAATATAATCAATTCATCATCTAATACTCCCTTCGATACAAGGATGAGTATAAATAATTTTTCATCCCCCAATGGGTATATTTGGTATGCGGCACGTTTTGGGCATGACTATATTAGTGAAGGGAATTCCAATAAAGACAAAACAACCTTTGGTGGCGGTTCTAAAAATGCTCAAAATCCTGCCACACAATGGAATATCTCAGAATCCTCCTTGACATCAAATGTAGATATTGTGGATTCCTACGTACATATGAGGAGGAACGGTACCAATACCGGAGACGATTTATGGGTTAATTTAGGAGTTTCTACTTTAAAAGCTAATGGTGCCCGTTTCATTGATTTTGAATTATATGTCCGACGTTTATTGGTTTCAGGTGGCAATTTCACAAATGTGGGAGTCAACGAAGGACACACAGCATGGCAGTTTGATGCCCTGGGAAATACAACCCAAATAGGTGACGTGGTAGTAGGGTTTGCCTTTTCGGGAAGTGGTGTATCTGCTATTGAGGTACGTGTTTGGGTCTCAAGGACGAACTATCTATTAAATAGAGGTTTTAACTATACGGCATTTGATGGTGCTTCCAATGGATCTGTCTATGGATATGCCAGTATCAATTTTGCAGGCAATACCTTTAGTAGGGTAAATACAGTTGCTAGCACTGCCCCCCCATGGGGTACATATGCAACAGGGCTTTCCCCTGCAACACAATATGAGCAAGAGGCTTTCGCGGAAATTGGAATCAATTTTACAGGAATTGGGTTTGATCCCAGAACCTTATTTGGACCAGGTGCAGCGTGCGATTCCCCATTTAGCTCTGTATTGGTTAAAACAAGATCTTCCGCATCTTTTACTTCTTCATTATCCGATTTTGCCGGACCTTACGATTTTTTGGGCGGTTCCTCAAGCGGTCAGTTGGATACTAGTATTGTGGATCCTGGAAACTTTAGTGGTTGTGTGTCTAATGAGACATTGACCTTAGAGGCCAATTTTGATTCGGTCATTGCGGAGTACTATTGGACCTCCTTAAGTCCGGGGGTGACATTTCCGGATGGTACTACCTCTAAATCGGGGGTATATCTGAAAAGTGTGGACATAGACACTCCAGGAGATTATTCATTGAATATTGCCCCATTGCCTGGTTGTACTCCTGATCCTGCAGATGCAACTACTATAACTATAAATTCTGATGGCCTGGTTTCAATAACGACACAGCCAAATGATGAGGCAGTATGTGATGGAGATCTGGCGAGCTTTAGTGCGAGTTCCTCCAATGCTGATACTTTTCAATGGCAACTAAGCACGGATAACGGTAGTACATACTTGAATATAATGGATGGCGGTATTTACTCAGGAGCTACTTCATCTAATTTAACACTAAATTCCACAGATACAAGTATGGACGGTCAATTATATAGGCTGCTGGCATCCACATCTGCAAACTCTTGTCCACCTATTATTTCTAACCCAGGATTACTGAATGTTATAGGTGTCGTTGCTTTTAATACACAGCCCTCCGATATTACAATTTTTGCAGGCGATACCGGTGTTTTCACTGTCAGTGCGGATAATGCAGATACTTTTCAATGGCAGGTAAGCTCTGATAATGGATTGAGTTTTTCTAATATTAACAATGGAGTGGTCTATTCAGGAACAGATACAGGGACTTTGACTATAAATGAAAATGACATAAATTATTCCGGATTTCAGTATCGCGTTATAGCATCCAATACTTCGTTATCATGTCCATCATCAGAAATATCTACTGCAGCGATTTTAACAGTTTTGGTTAGAAATGTAATTTCCAATAGGAAAATCACTTATCGGGTAAATAAAAATTAA
- a CDS encoding immunoglobulin domain-containing protein gives MTQNLKQSVLLLLFLLLSIPVVAQVTGDYRSKASGNWGSSSTWQIYNGIAWVNATSYPGQNSNVGTVTIGSGNTVSLNVNITSYTIDKLIIGDQSGGDDTLSLPNNGVLTVNIMLVAVQSDGILTWAGNADLHLPSDAIIYNNGGEIDTDKSCNNSQRIFLGTREFSSCKGNGSYEFSFDEVESALPPPTSNGDITECEQNPIQTLTASATPPSGAHVVWYTASSGGSPVSPTLNTVGNVTYYGESVDNSDSNRRSLFRTAVELTILPRPTISVSTSPTCVFRLFSPTTYRLGVTVSTGTVTSTAGTVTNTSGNTWTITDVPSGTNIVVTVTDANGCTNELPVTAPNCACPVVSAPTSGGNESYCTGDAVPSVSASVGFGETVDWYNAPSGGTLLLLGNTTYTPSGPGTFYAEARNTSTNCRSGARTAITVTQDTPSTAAIGPDQVIFTGGNAIFTVTATNADTYQWQVSTDGGTVFNNISNGTEYAGTQSTALTVKTAGADKNGYRYRIIASKSGSSCPPTFSSSALLTVKVRTVITNRRITYRVNKE, from the coding sequence TTATTTTTATTATTAAGTATCCCTGTTGTGGCTCAGGTTACTGGAGATTATAGGTCAAAGGCTTCTGGCAACTGGGGCAGTTCCAGTACCTGGCAGATTTATAATGGTATTGCTTGGGTCAATGCCACCTCATATCCGGGACAGAACAGTAACGTAGGTACGGTAACCATTGGTAGCGGTAATACCGTATCCTTGAATGTGAATATTACTTCCTATACCATAGATAAATTAATAATTGGTGATCAATCTGGTGGTGATGACACCCTTTCGTTACCAAACAATGGGGTACTGACTGTTAATATAATGTTGGTCGCGGTTCAAAGTGATGGAATTCTTACATGGGCGGGTAATGCAGATTTACACTTACCGTCGGACGCTATAATCTACAATAATGGAGGAGAGATAGATACAGATAAGAGTTGTAATAATTCCCAAAGAATTTTCCTGGGCACTAGAGAGTTTTCTTCCTGTAAGGGAAATGGAAGTTATGAGTTCTCTTTTGATGAGGTAGAATCAGCACTTCCTCCTCCCACCAGTAATGGGGACATTACTGAATGCGAACAAAACCCTATACAAACCCTAACCGCTTCTGCAACCCCGCCCTCCGGGGCCCATGTGGTATGGTATACTGCTAGCAGTGGTGGTTCTCCGGTTTCCCCAACCCTAAATACGGTGGGTAACGTTACATATTATGGAGAGAGCGTAGATAATTCGGATTCCAATAGAAGAAGTCTTTTTAGAACCGCTGTAGAACTAACTATTCTTCCAAGGCCTACAATTTCTGTAAGCACTTCTCCTACTTGTGTTTTTAGACTATTTTCGCCTACTACTTACAGATTGGGCGTAACAGTTAGTACGGGAACGGTAACCAGTACGGCTGGTACTGTGACGAATACCTCGGGAAATACTTGGACCATCACAGATGTTCCATCCGGAACCAACATTGTGGTAACGGTAACCGATGCCAATGGCTGTACAAATGAATTACCAGTGACTGCACCTAATTGTGCCTGTCCTGTGGTAAGTGCACCTACAAGTGGGGGTAATGAGTCTTATTGTACCGGTGATGCCGTACCGAGTGTATCGGCATCGGTAGGGTTTGGCGAGACAGTGGACTGGTACAATGCACCTAGTGGAGGAACATTGTTATTGTTGGGCAATACAACTTATACTCCCAGTGGCCCTGGTACTTTTTATGCCGAGGCAAGGAATACGTCGACCAATTGCCGCAGTGGAGCAAGGACGGCAATAACAGTTACCCAAGACACCCCTTCAACGGCTGCTATAGGACCAGATCAAGTTATTTTTACCGGAGGTAATGCCATTTTTACGGTAACTGCAACCAATGCAGATACCTATCAATGGCAGGTGAGTACGGATGGGGGAACAGTCTTCAACAACATTTCAAACGGCACAGAGTATGCAGGTACTCAGTCCACTGCCTTAACGGTCAAGACGGCGGGTGCAGATAAAAATGGCTATAGATATCGTATAATAGCTTCAAAATCAGGATCCAGTTGCCCTCCTACATTTTCATCTTCTGCATTGTTGACAGTTAAGGTGAGGACTGTAATTACAAATCGAAGAATTACTTATAGGGTCAATAAGGAATAG